The window CAAGCGGTCGCCATGACAAACACAAAGTCGATACCGACCATGCCGAACATGGCGGTGAAGATGTTGTCGAGGAAGATGTTGGCGAACGAGGTGATGGGTGTGGCACAGCCGCGCACGAGAGCCGCGGCCGCTGGGCTGGAACAGGTCGCATCAGTGACGAAcgcgggggaggtgctgTTGAAGTAACCGCAGCAGTTGAACTATGTCATAATCAGTAAGAGAAATTCCAGTGTCACATGTTTGATgaacacaaaaaaaaacaaaaacacaaaacgTACCTCCGCCTGCATAAGCTGCTGGACATTCGCCGGTTGCGCCCAATAAAGCGGCGCAAAATCCTCTCTTGTCTTCAGCGTCAAGATCCACAGGAACAACCCAAGAATCATGCTGAAGAGCCCGCAAAACGTCGTCATGTAAGCACCCAGCTTGAGCCACCCGCGAGACTGCGTCGCCAGCCCTGGTAGGGTGACCATAAATGTGAGGAAAATGAAGACCGCATTCACGATGCCCGCTGTAAGGGGAAACCTCTGATACAGAAGATTTCTGGCCGCCTGCCTCCCGTTTTCTGGAATCTCATCCCTGATGTTCCCGACGATTACTGAGAagccgatgatgaagatgcccATCAGAAGAAAGAGGCCGTCTGCCACCACGTAGGCTGCTTGTACTTTGTTCaccatcttgttgttgtgtgttgGCTGCTCGCGAGCAACCTATTTTTCGGGGAACTAGCTCGGTTTTCGGTTCCTCCAAGGTCTCTTCTTTCAATTTTCGGTATATAACTGACGGCCAGCGTCCCTTTTCGATTTGTCTCGTCCTTTGTGATATGTATATACGTGGTTTTCAAATATTTGCAATGAGCGTACACGGGCGAGATCGACCTGCAAATCCCagcacccccccaaaaaatgTTGATTAAAATAACGGTTCGAATCGAAGTTGAATGGTGATGATTTCGTGTCTCGGCATCGAGCGATGGAGGTTTTCTCGAGTTCCGGCTCTCGGCGCGAGCAATTGTCGTCGAAACGTACACGAGGCGGACCCAAAGGGAATGACAGAACACAcaagcaacaagaaaaaatGAGAGACTGTGAGGGTCTAGCCTCAACCAACAAACGACAACGAAAAATTAAGATAGGACACCCTTTCCCCAGCGGAAGATGGGAAACGGAAAGGAGAGAGATTGCaaaaggagagggagatggtgagaAGGGACCTTGGCagagtggaggaggtgaccCCAAAGGGAGCGCAACTGAGACGGGCTCAGCCTACCACAATGCCAGATTGTGCTTCAAACTCCCAGCCCGGGCGACAATGCACCAAGAGAAATGGGCTTGACTGCGACAAGAAACAGCTGATTCTGCTCCACCACAGCGAGTCAACCGCCTGCTTCAGCCTGTATGAGGGCTTGCGCAGACGCTGTCCAGTGTCGTAGGAGATTCTCGGTCCCTAACAGAAGCCGTTTCAGATGGCGTCGGGAGACATGGGTTGACAAGGGACGGACGCGCCAGCACGGGCCATTAGGCGCTCTGTGGCGCCGAGTGCAACGTCCCCGAGCCACAGGATTGGTCGCCCGACCCCAGGCCAAGGGGTCTGGGGACGGTCGAGATCGAACCATTGCGTCTTTCCGCCCACCCGCCATCAATTTGCGCCACCGTTCCTGATAAACAGGAGGGCCGGACTTGAGTATATCTCGAGTCTGGTTGTCTCTCTTTCATGGTGTTGCTGCGAGATTGGGTTTTCGGCGATAGCTTCCCATGGAATATTGAAGGTAGAGAAGCTGGAGTACAGATTGGCACTTACCCCTCAGTACCACGCTCAGCGCGACACAGATGCTAACACAACCTCGAGATCCCGTTCTGACGGCGGCTGGACCAAGATGAGCAACGTATCGCAGCATCGCCTCTGTTGCACAGATGGGACAAGCCCAACTACATGGTACTATGAGTTGGCGGAAGTTCAGAATCGGGCAAATCGGGTCGGTGTCGTACAAAGATAGGATTCTGAAGTTCCCAGTGGCTTCTCCATCCGTTCTTTCCGACGAATCTGCTTTCTCTCTCAAGACACCGCTCTTTGGACATAGCGGCTGAAGAGTAGACGGTGTAGATACGACGCAGTGTGTGAGAATATCCCAAGATTGTGAGCTGGAAATTATATAAAACAATTCGCGGTCCTGTTTTCGACAAAACATCACCTGATGTATGATCGACAACAGAGTTTTTTTTCTATAAATATCATGCGGGGGTTTGGTGAGCTGTGATGTCGTTCTAGATCAGCAAAACCCAGGTTCTCGACTAGTGTTCCAGCTGACAGGAGACTCACCAGCAGGCACAATGTTCGAGGCCTTCAAATACCGGACGAGATGCTTCGGCCGTTGGAAGCCCGCTTCCGAGGAATTAATTAGTAAGCCCGGTGCCCCAAGTGGAGGCCCGCCCGGAGCGTTGAATATGGTCAACCAATCAGATCACGGCTGGCTTCCAGAAGGAGAAGTTTTGTACTCCGGCCTCCGGCGCAATCCACCAGCGATTTTACCATCAAAGCCGAGTGCCCACACTTCACCGTTGGGATTCCACTTCAAGACGCGGAGTGGGAAACAGTGACAGATAAGCATCTCTGTAGTCTCAGAGCATCGATAAACACCAGGAGTGTCGAACCTGGAGTTTGAGCCGAGAAAATAGAGCAAGGTAGGCCCGCCTCAAAAGCACGCTCCAAACTAAAGGCGCCAACGTTTCCTCGCCCCAGATGTTAACACAGTTTGGAGACGAGGCGGAAAGTCAATTGCCCTGGCTTCGTCCGACTTTCCATTCACTTCActtcatcccatcttctGTGAGATGAATGCACCCCAGAGCTGAACAATCCCATGGTACTTCGTCGCTGTCGAtgtcccccccctctcctaTGTTGGAAACGGAAGCATTACAAGTAATAAAATCTCTCCCTACTTGTGCATCAACCAGCGGCTCTTTGACCCCCCCGGCTATGACTACGGCTTACCAGGGCCCCTTTTTCGTGTGCAAATCCTCCACGGGCGCAATCACACGCTATCGCCTCTCCCcgcttcccctcccccttgtcTGATGCATGggaccaccctcacctcacgGGCAAATCGTTCAAGATTTCATCGCGCAAACGACTCGAACAGGAGGAAACGGCACGGGTCGCTATAAAAACAAATTCTAAAACCCCACCGCGGGGGCCACGCAACGCAACAATTCCAGAGCTTGAGGTCGGGTTTGTTGAACGCCAAGATATGACATATCTTGTTTGAACGATGCTTCAATGTTCATGATGGCTCGTCGTCGATGTCAAGTGTGTTCGAGCCGCTTGACCTGTCAGATTTTTTTCTATTCGTCATCTGCAGACCGGCTTTCTGGTTCGGAGATGCCGGTTGGCTGGGAAGTAAAACATATTGCCCGCCATCGGTACATCTCACATCTCCCGGGCGAGCTCAACCTAGCCTTCACATCGATCGTCGGTGGGGAGGAGCAGTGCGCCATCTGTCATCAGCCCATCACTCTCCGTCCAATATCGATCCAAGAGACTGGAGAGTCCAGCGGTAGACGTAAAGATTTCTAATCTCATCTCTTCCCCGTACTGACAACCCAGAGCTGCAGGTAGATAGATATATTGCAGAAACGAAATAAAATAATACCCCGCTGCGGTTACACGCTGAGCTGATT is drawn from Podospora pseudocomata strain CBS 415.72m chromosome 1 map unlocalized CBS415.72m_1, whole genome shotgun sequence and contains these coding sequences:
- a CDS encoding uncharacterized protein (COG:S; EggNog:ENOG503P1RG); this translates as MVNKVQAAYVVADGLFLLMGIFIIGFSVIVGNIRDEIPENGRQAARNLLYQRFPLTAGIVNAVFIFLTFMVTLPGLATQSRGWLKLGAYMTTFCGLFSMILGLFLWILTLKTREDFAPLYWAQPANVQQLMQAEFNCCGYFNSTSPAFVTDATCSSPAAAALVRGCATPITSFANIFLDNIFTAMFGMVGIDFVFVMATACLLKDRKERERFRHIDEKSGYGRI